Proteins encoded in a region of the Euleptes europaea isolate rEulEur1 chromosome 3, rEulEur1.hap1, whole genome shotgun sequence genome:
- the MYF6 gene encoding myogenic factor 6: protein MMDLFEAGSYFFLLDGEAGGLQALDGAGGSPLYPGSEGPPSPSSCCPEPPGPAAAAGGGGGESSGGEEEQQQHVLAPAGLQAARCPGRCLAWACPTCKRQAAPGDRRKAATLRERRRLKKINEAFEALKRRTVANPSQRLPKVEILRGAIGYIERLQQLLRRLDQHDQGRPLLRPDDDDDAAFAPRTPDMPPPDFRSTCGADWPSGSEHSRARPLGPKEGAPLVDSSASSSLRCLSSIVDSISSEDRKVPNGEEVVEK from the exons ATGATGGACCTGTTCGAGGCGGGCTCGTACTTCTTCTTGCTGGACGGGGAGGCGGGCGGCCTGCAGGCGCTGGACGGGGCCGGGGGCTCGCCGCTGTACCCGGGCAGCGAGGGCCCGCCGTcgccctcctcctgctgccccgAGCcgccgggcccggcggcggcggcgggcggcggcggcggggagagcagcggcggcgaggaggagcagcagcagcacgtgctGGCGCCGGCGGGCCTGCAGGCGGCCCGCTGCCCGGGCCGCTGCCTGGCGTGGGCCTGCCCGACGTGCAAGCGCCAAGCGGCGCCCGGAGACCGGCGCAAGGCGGCCACGCTGCGCGAGCGGCGGCGCCTGAAGAAGATCAACGAGGCCTTCGAGGCGCTCAAGCGGCGGACGGTGGCCAACCCCAGCCAGCGCCTGCCCAAGGTGGAGATCCTGCGCGGCGCCATCGGCTACATCGAGCGCCTCCAGCAGCTGCTGCGCCGCCTCGACCAGCACGACCAGGGCCGCCCGCTGCTCCGGcccgacgacgacgacgacgccgCCTTCGCGCCCCGGACGCCCGAC ATGCCCCCTCCCGACTTCCGGAGCACCTGCGGCGCCGACTGGCCCAGCGGCTCGGAGCATTCCAGGGCGCGGCCCCTCGGCCCCAAGGAAG GAGCGCCCCTCGTCGACTCTTCCGCTTCCAGCAGCCTTCGTTGCCTCTCCTCCATCGTGGACAGCATCTCCTCGGAAGACCGCAAAGTCCCCAACGGGGAGGAAGTGGTGGAGAAGTAG